One Oryza sativa Japonica Group chromosome 8, ASM3414082v1 DNA window includes the following coding sequences:
- the LOC4344604 gene encoding uncharacterized protein: MADGANEDGGGSAAGERPMVAIKRKREKVPGLAEDGDSSPSSANRSVDMEVEEKLDYSCAGAEEDVSSGCSIEMEDVGEQRQVEPTWEDKVLRVLHIVRRNQFAEYDPKEGGIVYTRFCIHNIALFDLDKESTIGPGPPINSLDPSEYWWLDDSLNIIAIKVAESDVGYPVRIYGTVLARDQQDYRCVYLFRRSRDNPQLITSPEDSLTLTGPYRALASKDIIIFEFNLKILGDGDVDRDFGKGVIEHSCIRHTKKLMTLDLTSWLSKIDLVYTPVDYAVEASLAVNILDGPSDFTGKVIAWTSGNKDNEIVLHDTQVTGSPTKLGDDGSIELSRHIVVVPLDEELVLNVILFHGDDHEDECFEFVLTNYDEESSFKEGRFELQVKVIWTGVVRTGEHKMWESTGRNRMLV; the protein is encoded by the exons ATGGCGGACGGGGCCAACGAAGACGGTGGGGGTTCGGCTGCGGGGGAGCGGCCCATGGTTGCAATCAAGCGCAAGCGGGAGAAGGTGCCTGGGCTTGCCGAAGATGGAGATTCTTCCCCTTCTAGCGCTAATCGATCCGTCGacatggaggtggaggagaaatTAGATTACTCTTGTG CTGGTGCCGAAGAAGATGTTAGTAGTGGATGCAGCATTGAGATGGAGGATGTGGGTGAGCAGCGGCAAGTGGAGCCCACATGGGAGGATAAGGTGCTGAGGGTTCTTCACATTGTTCGTCGCAATCAGTTTGCTGAATATGACCCCAAGGAAGGTGGGATCGTATACACCCGCTTCTGCATCCACAACATAGCCTTATTCGATCTTGACAAAGAGT CAACGATTGGGCCTGGGCCACCAATTAACTCGCTCGATCCCTCTGAATATTGGTGGCTGGATGACTCACTGAATATCATAGCGATCAAGGTTGCCGAGTCCGACGTGGGTTACCCTGTCAGAATATATGGCACCGTTCTTGCGAGGGATCAGCAAGACTACAGATGCGTCTATTTGTTCAGGCGAAGCAGGGACAATCCCCAACTCATCACCTCACCG GAGGATAGTCTAACCTTGACAGGCCCATATCGAGCACTTGCTTCAAAAGATATTATAATTTTCGAGTTCAATTTGAAGATTTTGGGCGATGGGGATGTTGACAGAGATTTCGGCAAAGGTGTGATAGAACACAGTTGTATCCGTCACACAAAGAAACTCATGACTTTAGATCTAACAAGTTGGTTGAGCAAAATAGATTTGGTTTATACGCCTGTTGATTATGCTGTAGAAGCTTCACTTGCAGTCAATATTTTGGATGGGCCATCTGATTTCACCGGTAAAGTGATTGCTTGGACTAGTGGAAATAAGGACAATGAGATCGTTCTACATGATACCCAAGTGACAGGCTCTCCAACAAAACTTGGAGATGATGGATCTATTGAGTTATCTCGTCATATAGTAGTAGTCCCATTGGATGAAGAGCTAGTGCTCAATGTTATTTTGTTTCATGGTGATGACCATGAAGACGAATGCTTTGAATTTGTTCTTACCAACTATGATGAAGAATCTAGTTTCAAAGAAGGCCGTTTTGAGCTGCAGGTGAAGGTCATCTGGACAGGCGTAGTGAGAACGGGAGAACACAAGATGTGGGAGAGCACAGGGAGAAATAGAATGTTAGTGTGA
- the LOC4344605 gene encoding probable sugar phosphate/phosphate translocator At3g14410 has protein sequence MERTAAEAAAGGKGAWRDGAVTYLHLLFYIAISGGQIFFNKWVLSSKEINFPYPVALTLLHMVFSSVVCFAITKIFKIVKIEEGMTTDIYISSVIPIGAMFAMTLWLGNSAYLYISVAFAQMLKAIMPVAVFLLGAAFGLEEMSCKMLAIMSVISVGVIVASVGEITISWVGVVYQMGGVVAEALRLIFIEIFLKKKGVRLNLISMMYYVSPCSALCLFIPWLFLEKPKMDESASWNFPPFTLFLNCLCTFILNMSVFLVISRTSALTARVTGVVRDWSVVLLSAAIFADTQLTFINIIGYAIAIAGVVAYNNRKLKPKPQGNEQQSADSKANPGSPQDVETSISTKEAS, from the exons atggagaggaccgcggcggaggcagcggctgGGGGGAAGGGGGCGTGGAGGGACGGCGCCGTGACGtacctccacctcctcttctACATCGCCATCTCCGGCGGCCAGATCTTCTTCAACAAG TGGGTTTTATCCTCAAAAGAGATCAACTTCCCCTATCCTGTGGCATTAACTCTGCTGCACATGGTTTTCTCATCTGTAGTGTGCTTCGCAATTACAAAGATCTTCAAG ATTGTAAAGATTGAGGAGGGAATGACTACCGATAT ATATATTAGTTCAGTCATTCCAATCGGAGCAATGTTTGCAATGACACTCTGGCTAGGGAACAGTGCTTACCTCTATATATCTGTTGCATTTGCACAGATGCTGAAGGCGATAA TGCCAGTAGCTGTGTTTCTCCTTGGAGCTGCCTTTGGCCTTGAAGAAATGAGTTGTAAAATGCTTGCTATCATGTCTGTCATCAGTGTTGGGGTTATTGTGGCCTCTGTTGGTGAAATTACAATCAGCTGGGTTGGTGTGGTTTACCAGATGGGTGGAGTTGTCGCAGAAGCCCTTAGACTGATCTTCATTGAGATTTTTCTGAAGAAAAAAGGTGTTAGGCTTAATTTGATTTCCATGATGTACTATGTTAGCCCTTGCAG TGCTTTGTGTCTCTTTATTCCCTGGTTGTTCTTAGAGAAGCCCAAGATGGATGAAAGTGCCTCATGGAACTTCCCACCATTCACATTGTTCTTAAACTGCCTGTGCACTTTCATCCTCAATATGTCAGTTTTCCTTGTCATTTCCAGAACTAGTGCACTGACAGCTCGTGTTACGGGAGTTGTGAGGGATTGGTCCGTGGTGTTGCTGTCAGCTGCTATCTTTGCTGATACACAGCTTACCTTTATAAATATAATTGGCTATGCCATAG CAATAGCAGGTGTGGTTGCATATAACAATCGTAAGCTCAAACCGAAACCCCAAGGGAATGAGCAGCAGAGTGCTGACAGCAAAGCCAACCCAGGAAGCCCGCAAGATGTTGAGACATCGATCTCGACTAAAGAAGCTTCATAG
- the LOC4344607 gene encoding uncharacterized protein isoform X2 yields the protein MVQASAAALRRLGRRRGGDPAAALLRCGVVPSSSSYSAPGTLLPLKQPVGDCGGCRRSFSSSAWLGPRLWRSLHRRQSAAAAATATAWEAHHSTRKSSMATVSSEPDTSASQSEILHFIKSTFGTLEGQNHCWLNCMNDTWKTLNQGVYLILLYESCGTSDSHGKLSSAFQRLKYLQQRYPRLTVFAMEYGSDISSLQSQTVHTVMKEYFTFPILMSDKDFTHITNGACCLLFEGSKDHALFSNLDEELEVLIKGMDNAVLKAEPSDTALESRVSWQKEEVPKEPYVGSVRNLLLYHPACISVDEDGDRIFISDSNHHRVIISNSNGTILDYIGCSPGFEDGEFESAKFLRPAASFYNTAEDCLYIVDSENHAVRKADLGRRMLETVYPVSSKSSSGIWSWIVDKLGLRREDAPSENFIADSIAFPWHLLNITEDDFLVADRNFEASWILSVSTGQKQEIGRAEEMESYQQIIHERCALLKDMNMNWSSSAKEHSDLLGKIPFKELVSSVARFQKYIIFCDADGQRVLKHDLDTNGTSNIQFSNFGVLGLPYWFVCHLERVSTRGHSIGKFQEHTRKVNVLPGRCNIKVSVDIPADTQLAAPLVESCIWRQVRGSGAEVSGFDEPSTSTEKVGIAQQWYDEIDNLAFSEVPEEPTVHEGDENLSDGSYQEQRRAHFNCVVNVSPGTCELVASAALYLKIDSAKDDHGEQKSLVKRIIQCQRREDHAGVELLMESCKDSRDLTIMKPVHLRLMLECADHPAGTTNKETISSESSFEINISLD from the exons CGCAGCTTCAGCTCGTCCGCTTGGCTGGGTCCCCGCCTGTGGCGCAGTCTGCATCGGCGTCagagcgcggcggccgcggccacggccacggcttGGGAGGCGCACCACTCGACGAG GAAGAGCTCCATGGCAACAGTATCAAGTGAGCCTGACACATCTGCTTCACAGTCTGAAATCCTACATTTCATCAAATCCACCTTTGGGACACTTGAAG GGCAAAACCATTGTTGGTTGAACTGCATGAATGACACCTGGAAGACCCTCAATCAAGGAGTATACCTTATCCTTTTATATGAATCTTGTGGAACATCAGACAGCCATGGAAAACTTTCATCTGCTTTTCAAAGATTGAAGTATCTTCAACAGAG GTATCCACGTCTGACTGTTTTCGCTATGGAGTATGGGAGTGATATTAGTTCCCTACAAAGCCAAACAGTTCATACAGTAATGAAGGAGTACTTTACTTTTCCTATCTTGATGTCAGATAAAGACTTTACACAT ATTACAAATGGTGCTTGCTGCTTGCTATTTGAAGGTTCTAAGGATCATGCCCTCTTCTCAAATTTGGATGAAGAGCTTGAGGTTTTGATCAAGG GCATGGACAATGCTGTCTTGAAAGCTGAACCTTCTGACACTGCTTTAGAATCAAGAGTTTCTTGGCAAAAAGAAGAGGTTCCTAAAGAACCGTATGTTGGTTCTGTAAGAAATTTGTTACTATACCATCCTG CTTGCATATCGGTTGATGAAGATGGAGATCGCATTTTCATCTCAGACAGTAACCACCATAGGGTCATCATTAGCAACAGCAATGGGACTATTTTAGATTAT ATTGGATGCTCCCCTGGCTTTGAGGATGGTGAATTTGAATCTGCCAAGTTCTTGCGCCCTGCTGCATCATTTTATAATACTGCTGAAGATTGTCTGTATATTGTAGATTCAGAG AACCACGCAGTTAGAAAAGCAGATTTGGGAAGGAGGATGTTAGAGACCGTTTATCCAGTCTCCAGTAAAAGTAGCAGTGGCATCTGGAGTTGGATTGTTGATAAGCTAGGCTTGAGACGGGAAGATGCTCCAAGTGAAAATTTCATTGCAGATTCAATAGCATTTCCATGGCATTTGCTAAATATTACAGAAGATGACTTCTTAGTAGCAGACCGCAA CTTTGAAGCATCATGGATCTTGAGTGTATCAACTGGTCAAAAACAGGAAATTGGAAGAG CTGAAGAAATGGAGTCATATCAGCAAATAATACATGAAAGATGTGCTCTCCTGAAGGATATGAACATGAATTGGTCGTCAAGTGCTAAAGAGCATTCTGATCTGTTGGGGAAGATCCCGTTCAAGGAACTTGTCTCGTCTGTTGCAAGATTTCAGAAGTACATTATCTTCTGTGATGCAG ATGGTCAAAGGGTTTTGAAGCATGACTTGGATACCAATGGCACCTCAAATATTCAATTTTCGAATTTTGGGGTCCTTGGGTTGCCGTATTGGTTTGTTTGCCATCTCGAGAGAGTATCAACCAG GGGACATTCAATTGGAAAATTTCAAGAGCATACCCGTAAAGTAAATGTGCTCCCAG GAAGATGCAATATAAAGGTTTCTGTAGATATACCAGCTGATACTCAACTTGCCGCGCCTTTGGTCGAGAGTTGTATTTGGCGCCAAGTAAGGGGATCTGGTGCTGAGGTATCTGGTTTTGATGAACCATCCACAAGCacagaaaag GTTGGTATAGCACAGCAATGGTATGATGAGATAGACAACCTAGCTTTTTCTGAAGTTCCTGAGGAACCTACAGTGCATGAAGGTGATGAGAACCTTTCAGATGGAAGTTATCAAGAACAGAGAAGAGCGCATTTCAACTGTGTTGTTAATGTCAGTCCTGGGACATGCGAG CTGGTGGCCTCTGCTGCGTTGTACCTGAAGATCGATAGCGCGAAAGATGACCACGGAGAACAGAAATCACTGGTGAAGAGGATCATCCAGTGCCAGCGTCGCGAGGATCACGCAGGCGTTGAGCTACTGATGGAGAGCTGCAAGGATTCGAGGGACCTGACAATCATGAAGCCGGTGCACCTGAGGCTGATGCTGGAGTGTGCCGATCATCCTGCTGGGACCACCAACAAGGAGACCATCAGCTCAGAGTCCAGCTTTGAGATAAACATCTCTTTAGATTAG
- the LOC4344607 gene encoding uncharacterized protein isoform X1 gives MVQASAAALRRLGRRRGGDPAAALLRCGVVPSSSSYSAPGTLLPLKQPVGDCGGCRRSFSSSAWLGPRLWRSLHRRQSAAAAATATAWEAHHSTRKSSMATVSSEPDTSASQSEILHFIKSTFGTLEGQNHCWLNCMNDTWKTLNQGVYLILLYESCGTSDSHGKLSSAFQRLKYLQQRYPRLTVFAMEYGSDISSLQSQTVHTVMKEYFTFPILMSDKDFTHITNGACCLLFEGSKDHALFSNLDEELEVLIKGMDNAVLKAEPSDTALESRVSWQKEEVPKEPYVGSVRNLLLYHPACISVDEDGDRIFISDSNHHRVIISNSNGTILDYIGCSPGFEDGEFESAKFLRPAASFYNTAEDCLYIVDSENHAVRKADLGRRMLETVYPVSSKSSSGIWSWIVDKLGLRREDAPSENFIADSIAFPWHLLNITEDDFLVADRNFEASWILSVSTGQKQEIGRGIAEEMESYQQIIHERCALLKDMNMNWSSSAKEHSDLLGKIPFKELVSSVARFQKYIIFCDADGQRVLKHDLDTNGTSNIQFSNFGVLGLPYWFVCHLERVSTRGHSIGKFQEHTRKVNVLPGRCNIKVSVDIPADTQLAAPLVESCIWRQVRGSGAEVSGFDEPSTSTEKVGIAQQWYDEIDNLAFSEVPEEPTVHEGDENLSDGSYQEQRRAHFNCVVNVSPGTCELVASAALYLKIDSAKDDHGEQKSLVKRIIQCQRREDHAGVELLMESCKDSRDLTIMKPVHLRLMLECADHPAGTTNKETISSESSFEINISLD, from the exons CGCAGCTTCAGCTCGTCCGCTTGGCTGGGTCCCCGCCTGTGGCGCAGTCTGCATCGGCGTCagagcgcggcggccgcggccacggccacggcttGGGAGGCGCACCACTCGACGAG GAAGAGCTCCATGGCAACAGTATCAAGTGAGCCTGACACATCTGCTTCACAGTCTGAAATCCTACATTTCATCAAATCCACCTTTGGGACACTTGAAG GGCAAAACCATTGTTGGTTGAACTGCATGAATGACACCTGGAAGACCCTCAATCAAGGAGTATACCTTATCCTTTTATATGAATCTTGTGGAACATCAGACAGCCATGGAAAACTTTCATCTGCTTTTCAAAGATTGAAGTATCTTCAACAGAG GTATCCACGTCTGACTGTTTTCGCTATGGAGTATGGGAGTGATATTAGTTCCCTACAAAGCCAAACAGTTCATACAGTAATGAAGGAGTACTTTACTTTTCCTATCTTGATGTCAGATAAAGACTTTACACAT ATTACAAATGGTGCTTGCTGCTTGCTATTTGAAGGTTCTAAGGATCATGCCCTCTTCTCAAATTTGGATGAAGAGCTTGAGGTTTTGATCAAGG GCATGGACAATGCTGTCTTGAAAGCTGAACCTTCTGACACTGCTTTAGAATCAAGAGTTTCTTGGCAAAAAGAAGAGGTTCCTAAAGAACCGTATGTTGGTTCTGTAAGAAATTTGTTACTATACCATCCTG CTTGCATATCGGTTGATGAAGATGGAGATCGCATTTTCATCTCAGACAGTAACCACCATAGGGTCATCATTAGCAACAGCAATGGGACTATTTTAGATTAT ATTGGATGCTCCCCTGGCTTTGAGGATGGTGAATTTGAATCTGCCAAGTTCTTGCGCCCTGCTGCATCATTTTATAATACTGCTGAAGATTGTCTGTATATTGTAGATTCAGAG AACCACGCAGTTAGAAAAGCAGATTTGGGAAGGAGGATGTTAGAGACCGTTTATCCAGTCTCCAGTAAAAGTAGCAGTGGCATCTGGAGTTGGATTGTTGATAAGCTAGGCTTGAGACGGGAAGATGCTCCAAGTGAAAATTTCATTGCAGATTCAATAGCATTTCCATGGCATTTGCTAAATATTACAGAAGATGACTTCTTAGTAGCAGACCGCAA CTTTGAAGCATCATGGATCTTGAGTGTATCAACTGGTCAAAAACAGGAAATTGGAAGAG GTATAGCTGAAGAAATGGAGTCATATCAGCAAATAATACATGAAAGATGTGCTCTCCTGAAGGATATGAACATGAATTGGTCGTCAAGTGCTAAAGAGCATTCTGATCTGTTGGGGAAGATCCCGTTCAAGGAACTTGTCTCGTCTGTTGCAAGATTTCAGAAGTACATTATCTTCTGTGATGCAG ATGGTCAAAGGGTTTTGAAGCATGACTTGGATACCAATGGCACCTCAAATATTCAATTTTCGAATTTTGGGGTCCTTGGGTTGCCGTATTGGTTTGTTTGCCATCTCGAGAGAGTATCAACCAG GGGACATTCAATTGGAAAATTTCAAGAGCATACCCGTAAAGTAAATGTGCTCCCAG GAAGATGCAATATAAAGGTTTCTGTAGATATACCAGCTGATACTCAACTTGCCGCGCCTTTGGTCGAGAGTTGTATTTGGCGCCAAGTAAGGGGATCTGGTGCTGAGGTATCTGGTTTTGATGAACCATCCACAAGCacagaaaag GTTGGTATAGCACAGCAATGGTATGATGAGATAGACAACCTAGCTTTTTCTGAAGTTCCTGAGGAACCTACAGTGCATGAAGGTGATGAGAACCTTTCAGATGGAAGTTATCAAGAACAGAGAAGAGCGCATTTCAACTGTGTTGTTAATGTCAGTCCTGGGACATGCGAG CTGGTGGCCTCTGCTGCGTTGTACCTGAAGATCGATAGCGCGAAAGATGACCACGGAGAACAGAAATCACTGGTGAAGAGGATCATCCAGTGCCAGCGTCGCGAGGATCACGCAGGCGTTGAGCTACTGATGGAGAGCTGCAAGGATTCGAGGGACCTGACAATCATGAAGCCGGTGCACCTGAGGCTGATGCTGGAGTGTGCCGATCATCCTGCTGGGACCACCAACAAGGAGACCATCAGCTCAGAGTCCAGCTTTGAGATAAACATCTCTTTAGATTAG